TCTATATAATACTTTGTTTTTCATCATCAATACATCACCGCCAACACCAACACACCGCTTGATAAAATAGACAGATGGTTTGGGTGGATATCTAAAAATTACTATATCACCAACCTTAGGATGTTCAACAGGTATAATGATTTTTCCGCTTATTGGTACTCTTATGCCGTATATCAGTCTATTTGCAAGTATATGATCGCCTATTAGAAGCGTTGGTTCCATTGAGGATGATGGTATCTTAAACGCTTCAACAAAAAAAGCCCTGATAAACAGTGCAATAACTAATGCTATAATGATTGATTTTATCCATTCACCTACAACATCTTTTTTTTGCTGTTTCAATTTAACTCTCCTTTATCTGCATCAATTTTATAAACGCCTCTTTTGAAATGCTCACATTGCCCAATTTTTTGAGCCTTTTTTTACCTTCTTTCTGTTTCTCTAACAGTTTTTTCTTCCTTGTTATATCACCACCATAGCATTTTGCAAGTACATCCTTTCTTAATGCCCCAATGGTTTCTTTGGCTATGATTTTGCCGCCAACCTTTGCCTGAAGCCTTACTTCAAACAGCTGTTTTGGTATATATTGTTTCAGGTTTTTTAAAACCTCTCTTGCAATTCTGTATGCCTTTTCTTTTGGTACGATTAATGAAAATGAATCGATCTCCTTTGAGTTTACTAAAATTATAAGCTTTGTTAAATCTGCCTTTTCAAAACCTGCAAATTCATAATCAAACGATGCGTATCCTCTTGATAGAGATTTTAATTTATCGTAAAAATCAACTAAAATCTCCGATAAAGGTAGTCTATATCTTAAAAGCACTCTATCCTGGGCTATATAGAGCAACTCTTTCTGGTTTCCCCGCCTATCCTGCAGTAGTTTTATCAGATTACCCACAAATTCTGACGGTGTAATAATCTCTGCATCAACCATCGGCTCATAGATTGCCTTGATTGTTTGAGGTGGTGGAAGTTGAGAGGGGTTTGAAATTTCGATTATTTCAGAGTTGGTTTTCTCCACTTTGTATAAAACGCTCGGTGTTGTCATTACAACATCAAGATCAAATTCCTCCTCAAGCCTCTCCTTGGTAATATTCATACTCAATACACCCAAAAAGCCACATCTAAAACCAAAACCTAAAGAGTCTGATTTTTCTTTCTCAACTGTTAAGGATGCATCGTTTAACTGCAATTTTTCTAATGCTTCTGCTAAATCGTCATAATCCTCTGGATTTGTTGGGTAAAGTCCAGCAAACACAAACGGCTTGGGTTTTTGAAACCCCTCGAACGGTTTTGTTGTTGGGTTTTTTGATAATGTTAATGTGTCACCTACCACAGCTTCTTTAATATTTTTAATATTTGCAATGACATATCCAACCTCGCCAGCTGATAAACCATCAACCTTAACCTGCTTGGGTGTAAAATAGCCTAACTCTTCAACTTCATACTCCTTTTTTGTTGAGTACATCATGATTTTATCGCCAACCTTAAACTCTCCATCAAAAACCCTGACAATAAAAACCACGCCGCGGTAGTTGTCATACCAGGAATCTATAACAAGCGCTCTTAAAGGTTCATTTAAATTGCCTTTTGGATGAGGAATGCGCTCTATAATTGCTTCAAGCACTTTTTCAACGTTTTCTCCTGTTTTTGCAGAGATCTCTATAGCCGTTGATGCATCTATCCCCAATGCATCCTCTATTTCTCGTTTTGTTTTTTCAACATCTGCACTTGGTAGGTCTATCTTGTTGATCACGGGAATGATCTCTAAGTTATTGTCGATAGCTAAATAGGCATTGGCTATCGTTTGAGCCTCAACACCCTGTGTTGCATCCACAACAAGCAGACAGCCCTCACATGCCTTGAGCGACTTTGATACCTCATAGCCAAAATCGACATGGCCTGGTGTATCAATCATATTCAAAATATACTCATTGCCGTTGTATGAATATTTGAGTCTTGCAGTCTGGGCTTTTACTGTGATTCCGTGTTTTCTTTCAACCTCAAGATTATCAAGCACCTGCTGTTTCATTTCACGCTTGCTCAATGCACCTGTAAGCTCAATAAGTCTGTCAGCTAAAGTGCTTTTTCCATGGTCGATATGGGCTATTATGGAAAAATTCCTAATGTTGCTTTTCATCTATTTTCTCCAGTAGAATTTTTTCTATCTCATAGGTTTCATATCGCAAGTCTTTGAAAAATTTTGACATGTCGGGTTTTATGATCTTTAAAAACTCCTCAAGCACCCTTAGGGATTCCTCAGTCCTTTTTGCATTTGCTATGGCTATGTCTTTGATGGTGCTTCTTTGTGTTTCACCCTTGCTAAACAACTTTCTACCGACATCACCTGCACTTTCTCTGAATGCAACAAAATCCAACTCCTTTGCCTTTAAACCCACATCTGAGCGTATCTGCTTTATTCTTTGGGTCGTTTGTTTATCGTCTAAAATAAAGCGCGATATCTCCTCTAAAACCCTCAATCCCTCTTTTGTTCTGTTGAGGTTTGCATCTATAACCCGCTTTATCTTATGAAACTCCTCTTCCATAGGTATTCAAATTCCTTCTCATACACATTTGCTATATCGAATCGATTTATAATTAAAATATTTTCGTCGTTTATCTTGAAGGCGCTTGCTGTCCAGTTAGCAGAGCCTGTGATAACAATTTTTTTATCTACTACGGCAAACTTATTATGCATCAACCCTTCCCTGTTCCAGGCTATATGCGGCGTGGCAAATCTAACTGTGATGCCATTCTGGCGTAAAAACCTGTATTTAGAGT
This portion of the Hippea jasoniae genome encodes:
- the lepA gene encoding translation elongation factor 4, yielding MKSNIRNFSIIAHIDHGKSTLADRLIELTGALSKREMKQQVLDNLEVERKHGITVKAQTARLKYSYNGNEYILNMIDTPGHVDFGYEVSKSLKACEGCLLVVDATQGVEAQTIANAYLAIDNNLEIIPVINKIDLPSADVEKTKREIEDALGIDASTAIEISAKTGENVEKVLEAIIERIPHPKGNLNEPLRALVIDSWYDNYRGVVFIVRVFDGEFKVGDKIMMYSTKKEYEVEELGYFTPKQVKVDGLSAGEVGYVIANIKNIKEAVVGDTLTLSKNPTTKPFEGFQKPKPFVFAGLYPTNPEDYDDLAEALEKLQLNDASLTVEKEKSDSLGFGFRCGFLGVLSMNITKERLEEEFDLDVVMTTPSVLYKVEKTNSEIIEISNPSQLPPPQTIKAIYEPMVDAEIITPSEFVGNLIKLLQDRRGNQKELLYIAQDRVLLRYRLPLSEILVDFYDKLKSLSRGYASFDYEFAGFEKADLTKLIILVNSKEIDSFSLIVPKEKAYRIAREVLKNLKQYIPKQLFEVRLQAKVGGKIIAKETIGALRKDVLAKCYGGDITRKKKLLEKQKEGKKRLKKLGNVSISKEAFIKLMQIKES
- the lepB gene encoding signal peptidase I, with amino-acid sequence MKQQKKDVVGEWIKSIIIALVIALFIRAFFVEAFKIPSSSMEPTLLIGDHILANRLIYGIRVPISGKIIIPVEHPKVGDIVIFRYPPKPSVYFIKRCVGVGGDVLMMKNKVLYRNGKRVNEPYAIYTDPHIYPRNTDNPIVKARWGSRDNWGPVKVPPHEYFMMGDNRDNSYDSRYWGFVPEKDIVGKAFIIYGSWTFSPFRIRFKRFFKLIH